A stretch of the Oenococcus sp. UCMA 16435 genome encodes the following:
- a CDS encoding FtsX-like permease family protein, with protein MKPLTKNMWRGIKNSLGRFIAIVLIIMLGVLIFVGVKASGPSLNDSLNKTLHNTELSDIQVLSTTGFGEKDIKTAEKVSGAKAEAVKFKYVLAGKDKSAVALFGYRSQQKQNKLILRSGRFPESKNEIVLDERAKTKYGYKLGQTFTFLKSANLKQRNYKIVGFADSPMYIDNTERGTTSIGDGTVQFFAYIPDNQMNLDSSTLLNIRFNRLQKYSSFSSHYKDQISEKITRLKKLFKTRSRIRSNEILNKTISIIKNKQSRLNQARMQVNQAKKQLVEKSNGLVKTTSELDQQTKKLNIQQDKLDKLLKKANQNSETVYTWQTRDDLPGFSTYGDSSDRISAIANVFPAFFFLIAALITFTTITRMVEEARGQIGIFKALGYSKFSIARNYIGYALMAGMAGTIIGALIGNNFLPRIVLSLYKNYIPLVTVVKFQWVFFALSILFSLIATMGAAIIVVFNELSEKPAALMQPKSPKSAKKILLEKIKPLWSSLNFKQKISYRNLFRYKSRMFMTIIGIAGGTALILTGFGIQNSIAASGTRQFSELTKYQALIRLKNAKNNSQVLDTLQKNKHYKSRVDISSDIGKIQANGKQINDTGIYIPKENRQFYQYVNLRRVNSNQKISLPENGVVITQKIATVLNVKVGDKVKITTSSGKKTQTKVKAVAQNFVGNFIYISQSSYATLFGQKADWDTFLVRLKAQSEKQRSQLSHELIEKDNVLGVSYSEDQKKTVSSMSSSLIPIILILILLSGILSFAVLYNLTNINISERIRELSTVKVLGFYDNEVTMYVVRENIVLTVIGIFTGYIVGNLLTWYILQQAETDQVIFPLTIHLFGYIATTFLMILFTVIVMFITHQRLKNIDMVSALKSNE; from the coding sequence ATGAAACCCTTAACTAAAAATATGTGGCGTGGTATCAAGAATTCTTTAGGAAGATTTATTGCGATTGTTTTGATTATTATGCTTGGGGTTTTAATTTTTGTGGGCGTGAAGGCCTCGGGACCCAGCCTGAATGATTCTCTGAATAAAACATTACATAATACTGAATTGAGCGATATTCAAGTTCTTTCAACAACCGGTTTTGGAGAAAAGGATATTAAAACTGCCGAGAAAGTTTCTGGTGCAAAAGCCGAAGCAGTTAAATTTAAATATGTTTTAGCGGGCAAAGACAAATCGGCTGTAGCTTTATTCGGGTATAGGTCTCAACAAAAACAAAATAAATTAATTTTGCGAAGCGGAAGATTTCCCGAATCCAAGAATGAAATTGTATTGGATGAGAGGGCCAAAACAAAGTACGGTTATAAGCTTGGACAAACATTTACTTTTCTTAAATCGGCAAATTTAAAACAACGAAATTATAAAATTGTTGGTTTTGCCGATTCTCCAATGTATATCGACAATACTGAAAGAGGGACGACTAGTATCGGCGACGGGACGGTTCAATTTTTCGCTTATATACCTGATAATCAAATGAACCTTGATTCTTCGACTTTGTTGAATATTAGATTTAACCGTTTACAAAAATATAGTAGCTTCAGCAGCCATTACAAAGACCAAATTAGTGAGAAAATAACTCGATTAAAAAAGCTTTTTAAAACCCGCTCAAGAATACGAAGTAATGAGATTTTAAATAAAACAATCAGCATTATAAAAAACAAGCAAAGCCGGCTTAATCAGGCAAGGATGCAGGTTAATCAGGCGAAAAAACAATTGGTCGAAAAGTCCAATGGCCTTGTCAAAACGACATCTGAGTTAGATCAACAAACAAAAAAATTAAATATCCAACAGGACAAACTTGATAAGTTACTAAAAAAGGCCAATCAAAATTCCGAAACGGTCTATACTTGGCAAACACGTGATGATTTACCGGGATTTTCCACTTATGGAGATAGTTCGGACCGAATTTCGGCAATTGCAAATGTATTTCCAGCATTTTTTTTCTTGATTGCTGCGTTGATCACTTTTACAACCATTACGAGGATGGTTGAAGAGGCTCGTGGACAGATTGGCATTTTTAAGGCTTTAGGTTATTCAAAATTTTCAATTGCTCGTAATTATATCGGCTATGCGTTAATGGCAGGAATGGCCGGTACAATTATTGGTGCGTTAATTGGCAATAATTTTTTGCCGAGAATTGTATTGTCTTTGTATAAAAATTACATTCCACTTGTTACTGTTGTGAAATTTCAATGGGTATTTTTTGCTTTATCAATTTTATTTTCATTAATCGCCACCATGGGCGCTGCTATAATTGTTGTCTTTAACGAATTGTCAGAAAAACCAGCGGCGCTGATGCAGCCAAAATCACCTAAATCAGCCAAAAAAATTTTATTAGAAAAGATCAAACCTCTTTGGTCTTCATTAAATTTTAAGCAGAAGATTAGTTACCGTAATCTTTTCCGATATAAATCGAGAATGTTTATGACGATTATCGGAATTGCTGGTGGAACTGCTTTGATTCTAACTGGTTTTGGGATACAAAATTCAATTGCTGCCAGCGGTACGCGTCAATTTAGCGAATTAACCAAATATCAGGCACTTATTAGATTAAAAAATGCAAAAAATAATAGTCAGGTTCTTGATACCTTACAAAAAAATAAGCATTATAAAAGCCGTGTTGATATTTCTTCTGATATCGGCAAAATTCAAGCAAACGGAAAACAGATTAATGATACTGGTATTTATATTCCAAAAGAAAATCGTCAATTCTATCAGTACGTTAATCTGAGAAGAGTTAATTCCAATCAGAAAATTTCTTTACCGGAAAATGGCGTGGTTATAACTCAGAAGATTGCCACTGTTTTAAATGTAAAAGTTGGTGATAAAGTCAAAATTACCACTAGCAGTGGTAAAAAGACTCAAACTAAAGTTAAGGCTGTTGCTCAAAACTTTGTTGGTAATTTCATTTATATTAGCCAATCTTCGTATGCAACGTTATTTGGCCAAAAGGCTGATTGGGATACCTTTCTAGTTAGATTAAAAGCACAATCGGAAAAACAACGCAGCCAGCTTTCTCATGAATTAATTGAAAAAGATAATGTTTTGGGTGTCAGTTATTCAGAGGATCAAAAAAAGACTGTTTCGAGTATGTCATCTAGTTTAATTCCGATTATTTTGATTCTTATTTTATTATCGGGGATACTCTCTTTTGCTGTTTTATATAATTTGACGAATATTAATATTTCCGAGCGTATTCGTGAATTGTCGACCGTTAAAGTGCTTGGTTTTTATGATAATGAAGTGACCATGTATGTCGTGCGGGAGAACATTGTTTTAACCGTTATTGGAATTTTTACTGGTTATATTGTTGGAAATTTACTTACTTGGTATATTCTGCAACAGGCAGAAACCGATCAAGTAATTTTTCCATTGACGATTCATTTGTTTGGTTATATTGCGACAACATTTTTGATGATTTTATTTACTGTGATTGTCATGTTTATTACACATCAGCGATTAAAAAATATCGACATGGTGTCAGCACTGAAATCAAATGAATAG
- a CDS encoding LicD family protein: MDLALLQKSELNLLYQLKTICEEEHINYWLNGGSLLGAIKYHGMVPWDDDIDIGMLRSDYDRFVATVEKRFGSTSRYGIISDLKYNEYGVTWAKFIDHSTKISEDFDFSSGTVFIDIMPFDKVSNHKLTQFTDKLWFHIIDHIIKERCLRIINKHFKYSLLIKMVDLPLNFLTQHWSIKELKQYRYNFITRHSTDMNAIIYMNYASWYQWGYEYVYLDEVSKANKISFSGFQVNIPIKYQEIIKRMYGDIAQTPDETEQKPKHVKAFCELPIDN; the protein is encoded by the coding sequence TTGGATTTAGCATTATTGCAGAAAAGTGAATTAAATTTACTTTATCAACTAAAAACTATTTGTGAAGAAGAACATATAAATTATTGGCTTAATGGCGGTTCATTGCTTGGAGCCATTAAATATCATGGCATGGTTCCTTGGGATGATGATATCGATATTGGCATGTTGCGTTCTGATTACGATCGTTTTGTCGCAACTGTTGAAAAGCGGTTTGGAAGCACTAGCCGTTATGGCATTATTAGTGATCTCAAATATAATGAATACGGAGTGACTTGGGCTAAGTTTATCGATCATAGTACTAAAATTAGTGAAGACTTTGACTTTAGCAGTGGAACCGTTTTTATTGATATCATGCCCTTTGATAAAGTATCGAATCATAAATTAACTCAGTTTACTGATAAGCTGTGGTTCCATATTATTGATCATATTATTAAAGAACGTTGCTTACGTATAATTAATAAACATTTTAAATATTCACTGCTTATAAAAATGGTTGACTTACCATTAAACTTTTTGACTCAGCATTGGTCGATAAAGGAATTAAAACAATATCGTTATAATTTTATAACGCGTCATTCGACAGATATGAATGCAATTATTTATATGAATTATGCTTCTTGGTATCAATGGGGATATGAATATGTTTATCTTGATGAAGTTAGTAAGGCAAATAAGATTTCCTTTTCGGGCTTTCAAGTGAATATACCGATTAAATACCAAGAAATCATTAAACGCATGTACGGCGATATTGCACAAACTCCCGATGAAACCGAACAAAAGCCCAAACACGTCAAGGCTTTTTGTGAATTGCCGATAGACAATTAA
- a CDS encoding oligosaccharide flippase family protein, which produces MKIIHNYFYNVSYQLLVLIAPLVTIPYIARVIGPVGVGINAYTNSVVGYFCLIGSLGITLYGSREIAFHRDNLIDRSRIFWEITLLQIATTFLASIIFLIFLKFEPHYQFFFLLQATTLLANAFDISWYFMGLEDFRKTVLRDAIIRVFSIACIFLFIHKPSNLWLYILIVSGSGIFGNLSLWPYLLKSVHHVPFKQLHFSRHLKPAVILFIPTVSIQLYIMINKIMLKNMVSVQAAGFMDYSDSFINASMILVTSLSMVLLPRITNLFANNKIEAIHQSLYKSFQFITALAVPLMFGLAVVAPHFTVWFLTPKFAVTGTLLIIQTPIILLIAWNNTIGKQYLLPVNRMRDYTLSIVNGVFVNFIANYFCIYYLGVYGAAFATVLTEIFVTSYQVIAVRHQLNLSLMFHDFGKFFLAGALMGGILLFTTYLLPLRLLSFIFEIILGVLIYSLLLYLLRTDLILQLIKRVGIDRRN; this is translated from the coding sequence ATGAAAATCATTCATAACTATTTTTATAATGTGTCTTATCAATTATTGGTATTAATAGCTCCGTTAGTTACGATTCCTTATATCGCAAGGGTCATTGGACCTGTTGGAGTAGGTATTAATGCTTATACAAATTCAGTTGTAGGTTATTTTTGTTTAATTGGCTCTTTAGGTATTACGCTTTACGGTAGCCGCGAAATCGCTTTTCACCGTGATAATTTAATAGATCGATCTCGCATATTTTGGGAAATCACTTTGCTCCAGATTGCTACAACGTTTTTAGCTTCGATCATTTTTTTGATCTTTTTAAAATTTGAACCACATTATCAATTTTTTTTCTTATTGCAAGCGACAACTTTGCTGGCCAATGCTTTTGATATCTCATGGTATTTCATGGGCCTGGAAGATTTTAGAAAAACCGTCTTGCGTGACGCAATCATTCGTGTTTTTTCAATTGCATGTATTTTTTTATTCATACATAAACCAAGTAATTTATGGCTATATATTCTAATTGTATCGGGGAGCGGTATTTTTGGTAATCTTTCTTTATGGCCTTATTTGCTCAAATCGGTGCACCATGTCCCTTTTAAACAACTGCATTTTAGCCGGCATTTAAAACCTGCTGTCATCCTGTTTATTCCTACGGTATCGATACAGTTGTACATTATGATTAATAAAATAATGCTCAAAAATATGGTATCTGTTCAAGCGGCTGGTTTTATGGATTATTCTGATAGCTTTATTAATGCTTCTATGATACTGGTAACATCATTAAGTATGGTTTTGTTACCGCGGATTACGAATCTTTTTGCTAATAACAAAATCGAAGCTATTCATCAAAGCTTGTATAAATCTTTTCAATTTATTACAGCACTTGCTGTTCCATTGATGTTTGGTTTGGCTGTAGTGGCGCCGCATTTTACTGTTTGGTTTTTAACGCCGAAATTTGCTGTAACAGGTACTTTATTAATTATTCAAACTCCAATCATTTTGCTCATAGCTTGGAACAATACAATCGGCAAACAATATTTATTGCCAGTTAATCGTATGCGTGACTACACGCTTTCAATCGTTAATGGTGTTTTTGTCAACTTTATTGCTAACTATTTTTGCATATATTATTTAGGTGTTTACGGCGCTGCTTTTGCGACTGTATTAACGGAGATTTTTGTAACAAGTTACCAAGTTATTGCTGTTCGGCATCAATTGAATCTTTCTCTAATGTTTCATGATTTCGGCAAATTTTTTCTTGCAGGTGCCTTGATGGGAGGTATTTTGTTGTTTACGACCTATCTTCTGCCATTACGATTGCTTTCTTTTATATTCGAAATCATCTTGGGCGTTTTGATTTATTCTTTGCTTTTATATCTTTTGCGAACAGATTTAATATTGCAGCTTATCAAAAGAGTGGGGATTGATCGTCGCAATTAA
- a CDS encoding MFS transporter → MFKNKLVLLASFFTNMGIVLIMPITTIFIHKTLNKSLVVAGFVLMIFPVAMMAGNLLGGFLFDHWKEKLSMYLGGTLIIISLSLITLFPIWAVYSFLVVAYGIGLGILNSNINGYIAFLKSDDQQIFNNN, encoded by the coding sequence ATGTTTAAAAATAAATTGGTTTTATTGGCAAGTTTTTTTACGAATATGGGAATTGTTTTAATTATGCCGATCACAACCATTTTTATTCACAAAACTTTAAATAAAAGTTTGGTCGTCGCTGGCTTTGTCTTGATGATTTTCCCAGTTGCCATGATGGCGGGCAATTTGTTAGGCGGTTTTTTATTTGATCATTGGAAAGAAAAGCTATCAATGTATCTTGGGGGGACATTGATAATTATTTCGTTAAGTTTGATCACGCTCTTTCCGATTTGGGCAGTCTATTCTTTTTTAGTTGTAGCTTATGGAATAGGTTTGGGAATACTTAATTCCAATATCAATGGTTATATTGCTTTTCTTAAATCTGATGATCAGCAGATATTTAATAATAATTAG
- a CDS encoding TetR/AcrR family transcriptional regulator, translating to METQKQTRRRGEKLENAILTAAWEQLNKVGYKDLTITEVASLAGTNKTTIYRRWPNKSLLVISTFSKFIPRPKIQIPDTGNLREDFIQLFEQLVNLLELLTSGKFEGLLLDRLRDVSIDKVFGRVDENNALQKFIIIILKKAEKRGELKIDKLPQRILDLPFLLLLNEIISTHGSLPKKFVTEIVDQILLPVFLNEKNK from the coding sequence ATGGAAACACAAAAGCAAACTCGTCGTCGTGGTGAGAAATTAGAAAATGCAATTTTAACTGCAGCTTGGGAACAATTAAATAAAGTTGGCTATAAAGATTTAACTATTACAGAGGTTGCTAGTTTAGCCGGCACGAATAAAACAACTATTTATAGGCGCTGGCCAAACAAATCTTTGCTTGTAATCAGCACTTTCTCTAAATTCATACCTAGACCAAAAATACAGATTCCCGATACCGGAAATCTGCGTGAGGATTTTATCCAATTATTTGAACAGTTGGTAAATCTGTTAGAACTCTTAACCAGCGGAAAATTTGAGGGATTGCTACTTGACCGTTTACGCGATGTCTCTATCGACAAAGTTTTTGGAAGAGTGGACGAAAATAACGCCCTACAAAAATTTATTATAATTATTCTTAAAAAGGCAGAGAAACGTGGAGAATTAAAAATCGATAAATTGCCCCAAAGGATTTTGGATCTCCCTTTCTTATTACTATTGAACGAAATAATTTCAACTCATGGTTCATTACCTAAAAAATTTGTAACAGAGATTGTCGATCAAATATTATTGCCGGTATTTTTAAATGAAAAAAATAAGTAA
- a CDS encoding MFS transporter, giving the protein MTLIIIKIGFHHIEKTKTTSKNTKDNFRLSNAGIIICVCFALVVAWIGYEQCDSNISALMISKGILVRAYSILFTINAAVLLVFQPLTKVIFKNSFFNDKLRIIIGIFIFSLSYLLIIDTSQYWRFVLGIIVLTFGEILVFPAIPSLLNRYSSDSNRGTIQSFGSLAGSLGRAIGPIVGGYIVTDFNYQFLFFTIFSCMLFQ; this is encoded by the coding sequence GTGACCTTAATTATTATTAAAATTGGTTTTCATCATATCGAAAAGACAAAGACAACTTCTAAAAATACTAAAGATAATTTTCGTTTATCTAATGCTGGTATAATAATTTGCGTTTGTTTTGCTTTGGTAGTTGCTTGGATTGGATATGAACAATGTGATAGCAATATATCAGCTTTAATGATTTCAAAGGGCATATTGGTTCGGGCATATAGCATCCTTTTTACGATCAATGCAGCTGTTCTTTTGGTTTTTCAGCCTTTAACCAAAGTAATTTTTAAAAATTCTTTTTTTAATGATAAATTACGAATTATCATTGGGATTTTTATTTTTTCTCTATCGTATTTGCTGATTATCGACACTTCACAATATTGGCGATTTGTACTGGGAATCATAGTTTTGACATTTGGAGAAATACTGGTTTTTCCAGCAATACCATCGCTATTAAATCGTTATTCCTCAGATTCTAATCGGGGAACAATTCAGTCTTTTGGCAGTTTGGCAGGTTCGTTGGGTCGCGCGATTGGTCCGATAGTGGGTGGTTACATAGTCACTGATTTCAATTACCAATTTCTTTTCTTCACAATTTTTTCCTGCATGTTATTTCAATAA
- a CDS encoding ABC transporter ATP-binding protein, giving the protein MAYIQVKNEFKRYKMGEIEIVANDGLSFEAERGKLTVILGPSGAGKSTILNILGGMDSPTEGRVIVDGIDIAVFNEKQLTEYRRQDIGFVFQFYNLIPNLTAKENVELASSVVKSGLDASEVLKDVGLEKRLDNFPSQLSGGEQQRVAIARALVKNPKILLCDEPTGALDYETGKQILNLLQNASQKYDKTVLLITHNSAIAKMADRVIRINDAKVASVQDNAEPIPISDIKW; this is encoded by the coding sequence TTGGCTTACATTCAAGTTAAAAACGAATTTAAACGTTATAAAATGGGTGAAATTGAGATCGTCGCCAATGACGGTCTTTCTTTTGAAGCTGAACGAGGAAAACTAACCGTTATTCTTGGGCCGAGTGGTGCTGGTAAATCAACTATTTTGAATATTTTAGGTGGCATGGATTCTCCAACTGAAGGGAGAGTGATTGTAGATGGCATCGATATTGCTGTTTTCAATGAAAAACAATTGACCGAATATCGGCGTCAGGACATTGGATTTGTTTTTCAATTTTACAATTTAATACCGAATCTTACTGCAAAAGAGAACGTTGAATTAGCTTCTTCGGTTGTAAAAAGCGGCCTTGATGCGTCCGAAGTTTTAAAAGATGTTGGTTTAGAAAAACGATTGGATAATTTTCCTTCCCAATTGTCTGGCGGCGAACAGCAGCGTGTTGCTATTGCACGAGCCTTGGTTAAAAACCCCAAGATACTTTTATGTGACGAACCAACCGGCGCATTGGATTATGAAACTGGTAAACAAATCCTGAATTTACTGCAAAATGCCAGCCAAAAATATGATAAAACTGTTTTGCTGATTACGCATAATTCGGCTATTGCCAAAATGGCCGACAGAGTTATCAGAATCAATGATGCCAAAGTGGCTTCGGTTCAGGATAATGCGGAACCGATCCCGATTTCGGATATAAAGTGGTAG
- a CDS encoding DUF4811 domain-containing protein — MIIIIGLICIIGIILLALLGNIPHRITIGAILIIILLVSQALLIADTHYHWGTELKVTSSKKTIYPLVSFPESNHILVYRNISQGKEQKQIYVYKNKTQSHKNQMTYSNGITVKLLLKQSQKNALRVKSVSQYRYTNKADQILFAGMINNHQIKKTTISFILPRNWFVISKKDLVKAGKDIKKNAKKTVSKHLKNYLQEHPKEATNKLAIQKEENKLLKKYTKKILVKYSKN, encoded by the coding sequence ATGATCATTATTATCGGTTTAATCTGTATTATTGGAATTATTCTGTTGGCTTTATTAGGAAACATTCCACACCGAATAACTATTGGAGCTATTTTAATAATTATTTTATTAGTCTCTCAAGCCTTGTTAATCGCCGATACACATTATCACTGGGGAACAGAATTAAAGGTGACGAGTTCTAAAAAAACTATTTATCCATTGGTTAGTTTTCCAGAATCAAATCATATTTTGGTTTATCGAAACATCAGCCAGGGTAAGGAACAAAAACAAATTTATGTCTACAAGAACAAAACTCAATCGCATAAAAACCAAATGACCTATTCAAATGGTATAACTGTTAAACTACTTCTCAAGCAATCACAAAAAAATGCTTTAAGAGTTAAATCAGTTAGTCAATATCGTTACACAAATAAAGCCGATCAAATACTTTTTGCCGGAATGATCAACAATCATCAAATTAAAAAAACTACCATTAGTTTCATTCTTCCCCGAAATTGGTTTGTGATTTCTAAAAAAGACCTAGTTAAAGCAGGAAAAGATATTAAAAAAAATGCAAAAAAAACGGTTTCAAAACACTTGAAGAATTATCTACAAGAGCATCCTAAAGAAGCTACTAATAAATTAGCTATTCAAAAAGAAGAAAACAAGTTACTGAAAAAATATACTAAAAAAATATTAGTCAAATATTCTAAAAACTAA
- a CDS encoding DUF3224 domain-containing protein, with product MEKADFKVTKWEEKAIENEIELFPIHTVEVEYKISGILEGIASLEYLLYYLEENVDDQQAEARVSGFFHFKGIYADKEGTFTACENGTFEEGNLNINAQIVNATEQLKNLTGTYKYNFANQSSELLLDFQLDNQY from the coding sequence ATGGAAAAAGCAGATTTTAAAGTCACCAAATGGGAAGAAAAAGCTATTGAAAACGAAATAGAGCTTTTTCCGATTCATACAGTTGAAGTAGAATATAAAATTTCCGGCATTCTAGAAGGAATTGCTAGTCTGGAATATCTCCTCTATTATCTTGAAGAGAATGTTGACGACCAGCAAGCGGAAGCCAGAGTTTCTGGTTTTTTTCACTTTAAGGGAATTTACGCCGACAAAGAAGGAACCTTCACAGCTTGTGAAAATGGCACCTTCGAAGAAGGAAACTTGAACATTAACGCTCAAATAGTTAACGCAACCGAACAGCTAAAGAACCTGACCGGGACTTATAAATACAATTTTGCAAATCAATCGAGCGAATTATTATTGGACTTTCAACTGGACAATCAGTATTAA
- a CDS encoding multidrug efflux MFS transporter, whose amino-acid sequence MNKENNRHEIVKIAFILILGAIAPMLDTTMTNVAINTIMNDLNSSVDIVQWVTTGYILSLGITVLFTGWASDRFSGKNLYIAGIILFLIGSIFSGIASNIDILIIGRLIQGAGSGIVVSLLSTLIVRAAGGKNLGSLMAIVGLPAVLIPILGPTIGGYIIDQLNWHWIFYVNIPIVAVSIALVIWLMPKFPASKKYGKSFDWIGFLILGGMFSSLILGIVKFSNYGNLSSANVLIPLFIGIDLLVAYVIYAQKFSKHALVSLSLFKSINFSGATVILLMSGITVNGAMFLLPLYLQNVRGLSVVWSGTYLIFQGIGLLASRTQIGKLTDRIGARWVVMVSVVIAVLSTLPFVYFDANTSKYLIWLMLFFRGIGQGGLTIPVMSDSYSGIPAERVPEATTATRTLQNVGGAFGSAILATVIQNQTNGLVPTVSNLSNAYHDAFIWSVIITATAAIPAWFLSHHKDLKKQENNNVAKGENQ is encoded by the coding sequence GTGAACAAAGAAAATAATCGTCACGAGATTGTCAAAATTGCCTTTATCTTAATATTAGGTGCTATCGCACCAATGCTTGACACAACTATGACTAACGTAGCAATTAACACCATTATGAATGATTTAAACAGTTCTGTCGACATCGTCCAATGGGTCACGACTGGCTATATACTTTCCCTTGGTATTACCGTTCTTTTTACGGGCTGGGCTTCAGATAGATTCAGTGGAAAAAATCTTTATATAGCCGGCATTATTTTGTTTTTAATCGGTTCGATATTTTCCGGAATTGCTTCAAATATTGATATTTTAATCATTGGTCGATTAATTCAAGGTGCTGGATCAGGAATAGTTGTTTCCTTGTTATCGACATTGATTGTTCGCGCAGCAGGCGGGAAAAATCTGGGCAGTTTGATGGCGATTGTAGGTTTGCCTGCCGTATTAATACCTATATTAGGACCAACGATTGGTGGATATATTATTGATCAATTAAACTGGCACTGGATTTTTTATGTTAATATTCCAATCGTTGCCGTTTCGATTGCTTTAGTAATTTGGCTCATGCCAAAATTTCCTGCTTCTAAAAAATATGGTAAAAGTTTTGACTGGATTGGTTTTCTGATATTAGGAGGAATGTTCTCTTCTTTAATTCTAGGTATTGTTAAATTCAGTAATTATGGCAATCTATCGTCTGCAAACGTTCTAATACCACTATTTATCGGAATTGATTTACTAGTTGCTTATGTTATTTACGCACAAAAGTTCTCCAAACATGCATTAGTTAGTCTAAGTTTATTTAAATCAATTAACTTTTCTGGAGCTACGGTTATTCTTTTGATGTCTGGAATCACTGTAAATGGCGCAATGTTTCTTCTACCGTTGTATTTGCAAAATGTTCGTGGTTTAAGTGTTGTTTGGTCGGGGACCTACCTAATTTTTCAAGGGATTGGCTTGTTAGCATCGAGGACCCAGATAGGCAAACTAACCGATCGTATTGGAGCTCGTTGGGTTGTTATGGTCTCCGTTGTCATTGCAGTTTTAAGTACCCTACCTTTTGTCTACTTTGATGCTAATACCAGTAAATATTTAATTTGGCTGATGCTTTTCTTTCGTGGCATTGGGCAAGGTGGATTAACGATTCCAGTTATGTCCGATTCCTATAGTGGCATACCAGCTGAACGGGTTCCCGAAGCCACAACAGCAACTAGGACATTACAAAATGTTGGGGGCGCTTTTGGATCAGCAATTTTGGCAACAGTTATTCAAAATCAAACAAACGGATTGGTACCAACGGTTTCGAATTTATCAAATGCTTATCATGATGCTTTTATTTGGTCGGTTATAATAACTGCCACTGCCGCTATCCCCGCTTGGTTCTTGTCCCATCATAAAGACCTGAAGAAACAAGAAAACAATAATGTTGCAAAAGGAGAAAACCAATGA